CTTCGCCGATCAGCGCATCTTCGGTGGCATGTCGATCAGCGAGACCGACCCGCCCACCGAGATCGCGCACATCGCCCTGGACCCGCTCGATCCCGCGTTCGACGACGCCGCCTTCGTCGCGCGGCTGCGCCGCCGCCAGACCGGGGTGAAGCGGGCGCTGCTCGACCAGGGGCTCGTCTCGGGCGTCGGCAACATCTACGCGGACGAGGCCCTGTGGCGCACGCCGCTGCACTACGCCCGTAACACCAAGGGACTGCGCATCGCCGAGGCGACGGCGCTGATCGGTCACGTGCGCGACGTCATGACCGAGGCGCTGCAGCAGGGCGGCACGTCGTTCGACGCCCTCTACGTCAACGTCAACGGCCAGAGCGGCTACTTCGACCGCTCGCTGCACGCCTACGGCCAGGAGGGCCGCGCGTGTGAGCGCTGCGGCGACATGATCGTGCGCGAGCCGTTCATGAACCGCTCCTCCTACCGCTGCCCGACGTGCCAGCCGCGCCCGCGCAACGGTCGCTGGTGACCTTCGCATGCCTGTCTGCTCGCTAGGGTGACGGCGTGACGGAGTCCATCGGTGTCTACGGCGACGAGGCGCGCGAGCGGTACGTGGTCGAGCCGCCGAAGCGATCCGGGCGCAGCTCGTTCGAGCGGGACCGGGCGCGGATCGTGCATTCGTCCGCGCTGCGCCGCCTCGCCGGCAAGACCCAGGTCATGGGCGCCGGCACCGACGACTTCGTCCGCAACCGCCTGACCCACTCGCTCGAGGTGGCCCAGGTGGCCCGAGAGCTGGGCAAGAGTCTGGGCTGCGACCCCGAGATCGTCGACTCCGCCGCGCTGGCGCACGACCTCGGGCATCCGCCGTTCGGCCACAACGGCGAGATCGCGCTGGACCAGGTCGCCGCGTCGATCGGCGGCTTCGAGGGCAACGCGCAGACCCTGCGCATCCTGACCCGGCTCGAGGCCAAGACGTTCAGCCCGCAGGGGCAGAGCGTCGGACTCAACCTGACCCGGGCGACGCTGGCCGCGTGCGTGAAGTACCCGTGGCGCCGCGGTGAGCGCGACACGGTGAAGTTCGGGGTCTACGACGACGACGTCCCGGTCTTCGAGTGGCTCGGCACGCAGGGCCGGCTGACCATCGAGGCGCAGGTCATGGACCTCTCCGATGACATCGCGTACTCCGTGCACGACGTCGAGGACGGCGTCGTCGGCGGGTGGCTCAGTCTCGTGGGCGACCTGGACACGCCGGGATCGTGGCACGTCGCCCGTGACTGGTACGACCCGACGGCCACCGACGACCGGCTCGACGCGGCGCTCGCCAGGCTCCGCGCGATGGGCGAGTGGCCCGTGGGCCCGTTCACGGGCGACCGGGCGTCCCAGGCCGTCCTCAAGAGCCTCACGAGCGCCCTCATCGGCCGGTTCGCCGGCGCCGCGTACGAGGCGACCGTCAAGCGGTGGGGCCACGGCCCGCTGGTCCGTTACGACGGCCAGCTGGAGGTTCCGCCCGAGACGCTCGACGAGATCAACGTGCTGAAGTCGCTCGCGGCGCACCACATCATGCGCGCCGACCTGCGCGTGCGGGATCTGGAGAACCAGCGCGATCTGCTGCACGCCCTCGTGGCGCACCTGCGGCAGGTGGGGGAGGCCGAGCTGGAGCCCGAGTTCGCCGCCGACTTCCGTGCCGCGCCGGACGACGCGCACCGGCTGCGCGTGATCGTCGACCAGGTCGCCAGCCTGACCGATGCCTCGGCGGTCGCGTGGGGCCGCCGCGTGCTCGGATGAGGCCACGACCCGGCACGGCCTCTGGCGCCGCCGCGTAGGATCACGCCATGGCACGCATCAAGGACGAGGACATCCAACTCGTCCGTGAGCGGGTCCGGATCGACGAGGTCGTCGAGCAGTACGTCACCCTCCGCAACGCCGGCGGCGGCGCCCGCAAGGGCCTGTGTCCCTTCCACGACGAGAAGTCACCGTCGTTCAACGTGCGGCCGGCCCAGGGCTTCTACCACTGCTTCGGCTGCGGCGTCGGCGGCGACGCCATCAAGTTCCTCATGGAGATCGAGGGCCTGACCTTCGCGGAGTCGGTCGAGCGCCTGGCCGACAAGTACGGCGTCCAGCTGCGCTACGAGGAGACCGGCGCCCCCACCGGCCCGCGGCGCGATCCCGGCCAGCGCCAGCGCCTGCTGCTGGCCCACAAGGCGGCCGAGCGGTTCTACGCCGAGCAGCTCATGTCCTCGCCCGAGGCGGCG
Above is a window of Aeromicrobium senzhongii DNA encoding:
- the mutM gene encoding bifunctional DNA-formamidopyrimidine glycosylase/DNA-(apurinic or apyrimidinic site) lyase, which codes for MPELPEVEVVRRGLDDHVVGRTITSVEVLDSRSLRRHGAGPTDFVARLVSRRVDGAHRRGKYLWLSLDDGSSVLMHLGMSGQALISDADAPAHRHLRVVLDLDDGRQLRFADQRIFGGMSISETDPPTEIAHIALDPLDPAFDDAAFVARLRRRQTGVKRALLDQGLVSGVGNIYADEALWRTPLHYARNTKGLRIAEATALIGHVRDVMTEALQQGGTSFDALYVNVNGQSGYFDRSLHAYGQEGRACERCGDMIVREPFMNRSSYRCPTCQPRPRNGRW
- a CDS encoding deoxyguanosinetriphosphate triphosphohydrolase, translating into MTESIGVYGDEARERYVVEPPKRSGRSSFERDRARIVHSSALRRLAGKTQVMGAGTDDFVRNRLTHSLEVAQVARELGKSLGCDPEIVDSAALAHDLGHPPFGHNGEIALDQVAASIGGFEGNAQTLRILTRLEAKTFSPQGQSVGLNLTRATLAACVKYPWRRGERDTVKFGVYDDDVPVFEWLGTQGRLTIEAQVMDLSDDIAYSVHDVEDGVVGGWLSLVGDLDTPGSWHVARDWYDPTATDDRLDAALARLRAMGEWPVGPFTGDRASQAVLKSLTSALIGRFAGAAYEATVKRWGHGPLVRYDGQLEVPPETLDEINVLKSLAAHHIMRADLRVRDLENQRDLLHALVAHLRQVGEAELEPEFAADFRAAPDDAHRLRVIVDQVASLTDASAVAWGRRVLG